In one window of Notolabrus celidotus isolate fNotCel1 chromosome 15, fNotCel1.pri, whole genome shotgun sequence DNA:
- the LOC117826937 gene encoding SH2 domain-containing protein 1A-like, whose protein sequence is MLPACCTLTHTQTHTSACFRGNMESEGRLVSSIYYGRIGSKATERLLERFGREGSFLLRDSESMQGAFCLCVRKTPFVHTYRLVQSTNGWYLHFEDSRVRQQTFRTLEGLIKTYRRASSEISIVALTEPLDKTQIHNISSGQEIIYMETCSRSSVY, encoded by the exons cttacacacacacagacacacacaagtgcCTGCTTCAGAGGCAACATGGAGAGCGAGGGGAGGCTGGTCAGCTCCATTTACTACGGGAGGATTGGAAGCAAGGCCACGGAGAGGCTGCTGGAGAGGTTCGGACGGGAAGGCAGCTTTCTGCTGAGAGACAGCGAGAGCATGCAGGGGgccttctgtctgtgtgtgag GAAGACACCGTTTGTGCATACCTACAGGCTTGTACAGTCCACCAACGGCTGGTATCTTCATTTTGAG GATTCAAGGGTCAGGCAGCAGACTTTCAGGACTCTGGAAGGACTGATAAAGACGTACAGACGAGCATCCTCTGAAATTAGTATAGTGGCCCTTACAGAGCCGCTGGACAAGACACAGATACACAACATCAGCTCCGGACAAg AGATCATTTACATGGAAACATGCAGCAGAAGCTCCGTCTACTGA
- the LOC117826242 gene encoding interleukin-5 receptor subunit alpha-like has product MELLPVLLMGLLVLLSSQTESEANDADVCGEATPGVLLSQDSSVNGLMVEKAAVNNDESFRCLLYSTKQLNCSWSFLTLHQDAHLSVIISICSEGTTIHSLNQSSVERVGSMSLTLSEHDTIEVILQFNITLHDNWTVYLYAYEVQDIEVLPPPRDVTASIKGGGVLVTWSKPTNMEDSGPWCFEYQLDMGNQGRLIHVITQLNYTEPNADPSHTYRVRMRTKITDTCIEKSHWSDWSHTATVERTDKLSLLLIISISLGLPMILLAVLLLVRHQRVYEVLFPPIPRPPQKYKGFLEKNETLNFFYPATSAEPVEEITEVEDTGRTL; this is encoded by the exons ATGGAGCTGCTTCCTGTCCTTTTGATGGGTTTGCTGGTGTTGCTGTCCTCACAAACTG AGTCAGAGGCCAATGATGCAGATGTCTGTGGGGAAGCTACTCCTGGTGTT CTGTTATCACAGGATTCTTCAGTTAACGGGCTCATGGTGGAGAAAGCTGCAGTGAACAACGATGAAAGCTTCCGCTGCCTCCTTTACTCAACAAAACAACTCAACTGTTCCTGGTCTTTTCTCACGCTACATCAGGACGCTCATCTCTCGGTCATTATCag CATTTGCTCTGAGGGAACAACAATTCACTCTCTGAATCAGTCGTCTGTGGAGAGGGTCGGATCaatgtctctgactctgtctgagCATGACACAATAGAAGTCATCCTCCAGTTTAACATAACCCTGCATGACAACTGGACAGTCTACTTGTACGCATATGAAGTGCAAGATATAG AGGTCCTGCCTCCACCACGAGATGTCACTGCATCGATCAAAGGTGGAGGCGTGTTGGTGACATGGAGTAAGCCAACAAATATGGAGGACTCTGGGCCCTGGTGCTTTGAATACCAGCTGGACATGGGCAACCAG GGAAGACTCATACACGTAATAACCCAGCTGAATTATACAGAGCCCAATGCAGATCCCAGCCACACCTACAGAGTGAGGATGAGGACAAAGATAACAGACACATGCATTGAAAAGTCTCACTGGAGTGACTGGAGTCATACTGCCA ctGTGGAACGAACAGATAAACTCAGCCTTCTCCTCATCATCTCTATTTCACTTGGACTACCCATGATCCTCCTTGCAGTGCTGCTGTTGGTGCGCCATCAAAG AGTGTATGAGGTCCTGTTTCCTCCGATTCCTCGCCCCCCGCAAAAGTACAAAGGTTTCCTGGAGAAAAACGAGACATTGAAT TTCTTCTACCCTGCCACGTCAGCTGAGCCGGTGGAGGAGATCACAGAGGTGGAGGACACAGGGAGGACACTTTGA
- the LOC117826874 gene encoding caspase-8-like — translation MSAKDTVRRNKIVIQTTLCGDYTLILNKVLEQKLITGREYNNLKSINKETLEGHAVELVDKIMNKGEESCQAFLNLLQTDEDIKETYPELKNIQLNIPCLLPMPVQASSSDDVDDKSLESKRQKQGDQYRLNSRPIGLCFIINNENFLDGDVRHGTGRDTESLAEVFSWLGFRVLMCKDQTRDQMDHTLKSFASVRDFSQLQQLDVKEWSGGSFTDFQGGAKHGDAFICCILSHGRKGVVLGIDGQPLAIKEMTRTFKATDQSALTGKPKVFLIQACQGGQIQGGVLSEDLQADDCQSLYIPEEADVLVAMATVEDCAAIRHKIDGSWFIQPLCEELKDGCPRGEDVVTILHRVNNKVSQKEGNRNQPGTVKQMPEVRFTLRKKLVLSPHHN, via the exons ATGTCAGCCAAAGACACAGTGAGGCGTAATAAGATAGTCATTCAGACTACTTTGTGTGGAGACTACACGCTGATCCTCAACAAGGTTCTCGAGCAGAAGCTGATCACCGGACGTGAGTACAACAACCTTAAAAGTATCAACAAAGAAACCCTGGAGGGACATGCGGTTGAGCTTGTGGATAAGATCATGAataaaggagaggagagctgcCAAGCTTTCCTCAACCTGCTGCAAACTGATGAAGACATTAAAGAGACTTATCCAGAGCTGAAGAACATACAGCTGAACATCCCCTGCCTCCTACCTATGCCTGTTCAAGCCAGTTCATCTGACGATGTTG ATGATAAGTCACTGGAGAGCAAGAGGCAGAAGCAG gGCGATCAGTATCGGTTGAACAGCCGGCCAATCGGTCTCTGTTTCATAATAAACAATGAGAATTTCTTGGATGGCGATGTTAGACATGGAACCGGCAGAGACACTG AAAGTCTGGCAGAGGTGTTCAGCTGGCTGGGCTTCAGAGTGCTGATGTGTAAAGACCAAACCAGGGACCAGATGGATCACACTCTGAAGAGCTTTGCTTCTGTGAGGGACTtctctcagctgcagcagctggatgTCAAGGAGTGGTCCGGGGGCAGTTTCACTGATTTTCAAGGAGGTGCTAAGCATGGTGATGCTTTCATCTGCTGTATTTTGAGTCATGGAAGAAAAGGTGTAGTCTTGGGGATCGATGGACAGCCCCTTGCTATTAAAGAAATGACCAGAACCTTCAAGGCGACGGACCAATCAGCTCTCACTGGAAAGCCAAAAGTGTTCCTGATCCAGGCCTGCCAGGGAGGCCAGATACAAGGAGGGGTGTTATCAGAAGATCTGCAGGCTGATGATTGTCAGTCACTCTATATCCCTGAAGAAGCTGATGTCCTTGTTGCAATGGCCACTGTTGAAGACTGTGCAGCAATCAGACACAAAATAGATGGGTCATGGTTCATTCAGCCCCTGTGTGAGGAACTTAAGGATGGCTGTCCAAG GGGTGAGGACGTCGTCACCATCCTCCATCGCGTGAACAACAAAGTAAGTCAGAAAGAGGGCAACCGCAACCAACCTGGCACAGTAAAGCAGATGCCTGAAGTCAGATTCACCCTGAGGAAGAAACTTGTGTTGTCACCACATCACAACTAA